Genomic DNA from Prosthecobacter sp. SYSU 5D2:
TCTGTTCAGGATTCAGCGGGGGTTATGGAGTCGGATCGCAGGGGATTTGCAGAACCATCTCGTCAAACACCCGGAAGCAACCCCAGTCAGCGTATGCCGCCACCTGGATGGTGTGCCTGTCGGTGGGCAGGATGTCGATCTTGGTTTCGACGCCAGACATCGGCGCAGAACAGAATGCCTTTTTCGTGTAGGCCACACAGGTGCGGACACCCGTGGTTTCATCCTCATTCAGGCGGTTGCTGGTGATGACCTTGAAGCCCATGAGCTTGGCCTCACGGTTTCCACCTTCATACACTTCAAACCACTTAAGGACGATCTTGGCCCACGCGCTGTTTGAAGCAGCCTCTGCATCCAGAAGGAGCTGAGTCTTTTCGTCTGGCGAGATGCCAAGGATCAGCTCTTCGCGGTCCAGGTCAATCTCCTGTTGCTCGAAGTGTGTCTTAGCCTTCATGAGCTTCCAAACGGTGAGACCGGAATTGGCACCGAGGCCGACGCCAGGCTTCACGTAGTTCACCGGAATGATGTTCTCAGTCGGGAACGGCGAAGGCGTGACGTAGGGGTCTGCGCCGCCCAGGGATGGAGCCACGGCAGCAGCCAGGAACATGTCGTCGCGCATCCGGTTAAGGCCGCTCATCATGTCCTGGATGACGGAACCGGTCGGCACCGGGATGGTATCCAGCAGCTTCTGATCGGCGCGGTCGAACTTGATGGCCTCAGCCTCCAGCAGCTGCCAGAAACCAGAGCGGAAACCCGCCTCGAATTCACGGGCGTTGGTTTTGCCGAAACGGGCATTGTTGATGCGCCATTGGATCGTGTCGCGCATGCGCTTCACATACTGTTTGGCGGTCCATTGAGACTCCACGTTAGTGGTGTTGGCGAACTTGGCTTCATTCTGCTGAATGGCAGCCATGAACGTATCTTGAAACTGAATCCGGGTATGAGCCGGGATCTTGAAATTAGGGTCGAATGACATGAGAATCGGGATTGCCCGAGAGGGCGGTTCTGGATTCGCCGTGACATTCGGTAAGCCGATTGGGCCGAGCGTCTGCTGCGGTGCTTTGGCGGGGTAGGCTGCTTGGCAGGCCCCTGGCACGCAAAAAGGGAGAGGAATTACCCTCTCCCTTTGCAAGCGGATTTTCGGATTATTTTACACTGTCAGGAAAGCAGCACGTCAGCCAAAGCTTCACACGCCTTCCGTCGCAGCTCTGGATTTAGCATCCGCTCCCGATCCCCTGCGTGATCAATGAAACCCAGTTCGATCAGGAAGCAGGGTTGAAACTCCATGATGGCCAGCCGCGTATGCTGGCTAGAAGCCTCCGTCTTTATTCCACGGTCCCGGGTGCCCAGGGCGGTCACAACGGCATCGTTCAGCATCCTGGCCACCGGGGCTTGTGCTATGCCCCGGTAAAACGTTTCCGTCCCGTTCGCCACTCCGTTGGCAGCATTGCAATGCAGACTGATCATGATGTCTCCGCCGTATTGGCGGGCGATGGCTGCCCTCCGCCCCACTGGAGCCGGGTCTTTCGCATCCACCCGCGTGCGGATGACACGCTGACCAGCCGCCAGCAGCAGCCCGCGCAGCTCATTGCCCCAGTCCATCACAATCCCCGCCTCAGTCACGCCCGCTGCACAGGCCCCCGGATCATACACCCCGGATCGCCGGTTCCCCATCCCATGGCCACAGTCAACAATGATCGTTTTCATAATTAGTCAGGTTCCCCGGCTCCCGTCATTAGTGCCCATTCGCTGGGCATTAGTGGTTTCAAAACTTCCCCCTCACAGTCCCAGCAGCGACATCCCCCACCCCAGCCAGCCCGTTCCCTGGGCCTTCACCGGCTCAGGCTCCACCACCAGCACCCCCTTCGCATTCGTCACCAGCACCGGGCGGCGATACTCATCCAGCCAGGCCGATCCCGTCTCCACCCCCACCCCCTTCCACTGCCGCGCATCCAGTCCGCCGAACGTCTTCGTCCCGTCCGGCCGCGTCGCGCAGCACGGCATCAGCAGCAGGCACAGCCCGGCCAGCAGCAGCAGTGGCACATGCTTCGGGATCTTGTAGCTCCCGTTCACCACCCCGTCATCCCACCAGTCCAGAAACACATAGATCGCATTCTTCAGCGCCAGCACCACGATCAGTCCCAGCGGCACATACTTCAGCCAGCTCTCCGGCAGCACCCCGATGTCCGGCATCGTCAGCACCCCCCCCAGCCCCGTCAGGCACAGCAGGATCAATGTCAGGATCTCAACAAGTCGATTTTTCATAATATCAGTTTCTAACGTTTTTCTTTGTTTTCCGATGCGCCCGTGCGCGAAAGTCATTTTCCTGCCCGGTGCGCTGCCGCCGCATCCCGCCTCAGCTCGTCAATCGAGTTCCCCAGCCGGCTCAGCGTCAGCGTCATCTCCGCATCCACACGGGCGCGAGCTTCCAGGATGCTCATCAGCTGCCGTGTCTGCATCGCATGGTCATCATACACCCGCATCAGCGCCCACGAGCACGCCGCCGCCAGCAGGATTCCAGAGCCAAACCGGCCCACCGCCCAGATCAGCAGCCCGCGCCATTCCTTCGGCACCTCCACACTGGCAGGGGTGTCTTGCTTGGCAATGTTGTGGATTTGAGTCGTGCTCATTCTTCTGCACCTCCTTCGTTAGGCTTCACCCAGGAGCCGTCTAGCTTGCGCACCCACAGCTCCCCGGTCAGGATGTTGATCCAGAGCCGTGCACCAAGGCACTGACAGTCTGGTGTAGGGGCAGCCTCAGCAATCACTGAGCGGATATGTTGGACGTTAGGATCGTTCATAATATTTTAAAGCAGGCTGTTATCCACATAGGGTATCTCATTGATGATCGCCAAACGGACCGTGATGTCTCCAACAGCCACAGCCGTGATGGGTGGCACATCCACTCCACGGGCCAAAAGCACCGTCCCGTCTTCATTCACATCGGCCCCTCCCTCAATGCTGTTCACGACTTGGAAAGGACCGATCAACTCCACCGATCCAGCGCTACCGTAGGCTTCAGTCGCTGTGTCATACCCGCCTGTGAACTGGACCGAGGCCACCGTAAGTCCGGCACCACCCTTGATGATCACCTGTCCACCATTAGGGTTGCCATCAATCCCTGACACGATGACATGACCGATCTCCATAGCACCCTCGGCGGTGATGTGGAGATTCCGACCATAGTTGGTCAGCGTGCCCACCGTTGAATGATGGCCCCGGATGTAAATGGAAGCATTCGCATCGAAGTTCACGTTGCCAAATGATCCCACGCCCAGATCAAACCGCGTAAATCCCTCATTCACCGCCTTCTGCAACGTCAGAAACGGAGCCCCCGGACTCCCGTCCCCCGTCGTGTCATTCCCATCCGTGCGGACATAGGCCACATTCGGGTCCGTGATAGGGTCGCCCCCCCCACCACCACCGCCGCCACCGGAGCCGAATCCTGCAAATTTGGGATTGATCACAGTTCGACCTCCACGCTGCTAAGGGTTACCGGGGTGGCGCTTTCGTCAGCCCTCTTTACCAGGAGTTGATTGGCGTTGTTCAGTCCCCGAAATGTCCAAGCCGTATTGGCGGGCAACACAAAGGTGCCTTCATCCGTCGAATATTTGAAGGCCAGATCTTCGCCAGTGTTGTTCAGCACGTGGACGAAATGCGCCTGTGCGGAAGGCAATGCAGTGAAGCTCGTGCCATCTACGGCCGTGGTTACAGTGATGAATTTGGATGAGATCATATCAAGGGCAAAGGCGGGTTTTGAAGACGGCTGTGTTGTCCCGAATTTCGACCAGCTCACAAAGCGGAAGCAGAAGCCGCTGATAGTTCAGCCGGCAGAAGTCATGCAGGAGGATGACTCCTCCAGGAGAGAGAACGTGCAGGGCGGCCATCACACATTCCACGCGGCGACGGCCATCCACAAAGACGAGATCAAAAGGGCCTTCATCCAGCGCGAAGGTGGCATAGCTGGAATTTGCAATGTCCGCCCGCAGATGAACGAGCCTCACGCGCTCTCCAAGGCTCTGATTCGCTTTGGCGTAATAGCCTTCGTGGTGCTCAATGGAGAGCACCTGAGCGCCGGGCGCATGATCGAGCATGATCTCTGTGGAGAGTCCAGGGCCCCATTCCAGGATCCGCTTGGGCTTCACTTTTAGCAGCCAGTCTTCCAGCACCTTTTTGAAGCCGTGCATCAGATGTGCCCTCCTTTCTTCAAAGCGGTGAGCATGGCGTGCATGGATTGCTCCATGCTGCATGCGCGCTGTGCATCATGCTGAGCCTGTTCAGTCATGGCTTCCATGCTCTCAGCCTGGCAGGCGCGGAGCTGGGCAACCATGTCGCCGATGTCTGGCTCTGCCCACTGTCCGCCCTGGGGATAGCGGTATTCTTGCACTGACGTCTCAACGAGATGATATCCCACCCGCAACGAGTTCTCATTCGTCAGCCAGTCCATGGGGCCGCTGTAGGCTGTCGCTATGACAGGCACCCGGCGTAGCATCGCCTCCATGACATGGCGGCCGTAGCCTTCCGCCCGGTGGCAGTGCATCAGGCAATGCACTCCATCAAAGATGTCATCCACCTCAGGAGCAAAGGAGTCATCCAGGATGATGCGGCCGTCACACGCAATGGCTTCCTTCACCGCCGCTGTATTCTCCTGGCTGAGGTCGCGTGTTTTAAGCTTCATCCTGACATCCAGATCCTTCGGCCATGCCAGCTTGAAAGCCTGGATGCTTTTCAGGACATTCTTCCGGCTCATGTTGCTTTTGCCATCCCATGACAGCAGCACCGTAAACGGATCGTGAGGCGATGGCGGACGGCATGGCCGGGCAGGCGCGGGCAGGTAATAAGGCACCACATGCACCTTTTCAGGGGGCATCCCATTGGCCACGCACACGTCGCGGCAGAAGGATGTCGGCACCCAAACCTGATCTGCATTTGCGGCAGCCTCCAGCGAGCGATCAGGCAACACGGTGGACTCCAAAACCAGGCACCACACATTGAAGCCCGGCATCGGCGTGAAGGCGTCCAGACTCCCATGTGATAGAGGCCGTGCTGCCCAGACATTCAGCTTGCAGTCACGGCGTGCAGACTCCTCAACCGTGGAGTCCATGAGATCTGGATAAATGCGCCTGAGGACATCGGCGTAGGCATGGCGGGATAGAGTGATGCCGCTCAGCCGGTTCTTGATGAGTCCAATGATTTGGGCTTCCCCACTGACCTTTGTCGGAGGGGCAGGAGATTCGGACTGGAGGGTTCCGCGTCGCATATTATAATTTCGTGAGAGACACCCCAAGGCCCTGCCAGTGCGTGTCATATTCGCCAAGCGCCTGGACAGTCAGAATGATCTTCACCTCGGCATACAATGGCAGCGCCCCATCAATCCATTCCGAGGCCCAGGTGGCCTTAGGGGCAAGGAATACCCGGCCCGCTGAGCTTTTTTGCGGATCAAAAAGATTCACACCGTCTATGGTCACTTGGATGCCGAGCGGCAGCGTGCCTGGAGTCGGGGAATCAAAAACAATATGGTCCCATGTGACCTCCAAAGGGAGGCTGAAAACATAGCGGGTGGATGAGGTCAGGACCTCAGTCGGTCCCCAGACCTCCTGGCGAAAGATGAAGGCGGAACCTCCCGCCGGGCCTGTATTGCCCTTGTCGCCTTTGTCGCCCTTATCTCCTTTGTCCCCTTTGGGTCCTGGATTCGTTGCCACCCAGTCACCGACAGTAGCCGATCCTGAGCGCCAGATGGAAGAGTCGTTGAGCTGGATACCGATCTGGCCGGCACGTCGCGCTTTGATGGTGGCCCTCTCCGTGGCGTCTGCCCATGCGTAGGTGTCGCGGAAACTGCCGTCCCCGTCGCCAGCGAAAAAGATGCCGTTGCCGTCAATGGCCCGTGCAACCTGCTGCAATCCCATGGCCAGCAGGTCAAGGGCCGCTTCGTGCTGATCAGGCCGGAATGTGCCGCCGAGAGGGTAAACAAACGGCTGCGCGAGGGGCACATGACGATACACCACCACCTGCACATCTGCAGTATATGCCTCATCCGTGGTGATGTAGTCAGCCCAGACGGTGTATTCCCCCTCCTCCAGATCTGTCAGAGTGTTATCATCAAGTAGGCCAACCCGGATATGTGCCTTGTCCAGAAACGGGAACGGGATGGGGTAGCCGGTGGATGTAGATCCGTTCCCGCTGTAAACCACCATCGAAAGCTCGTTATCAACCGCCATGGAGAAGGTAGAGGAATCACTTTGGGCAGTGTCAAGGCACAAAAAAGCCCTCTCCGTTTCCAGAGAGGGCTGATTGTTTGCGGTTAGGCTGACGCCTGCTTGTAGGCGGCATTCACGCGGTCAACCGTCTCTTTATCACCTGCCCAATACTTGGCATTCAGAGGGTTGTCCTTGTTCGTCATGATGTCCTTGGCTGCCGCCAGGTCCATCGCGACAACAGTGCCGCCAGGGCCGCCGCCGCCCTTGTCTTCTCCCGTGGCCTTTGCCGCCCATGCGAAGGCTTCCAGGGCATCCACGCCCCAGAAGTTGGGGGACTGCGGATCAAAGGCGCCTTCTTTGATCTGGGCCTTGAGAGTGTCAGGCACGCCCTTTGCCGTCTCCAGTGACTTGGCCGCTGCCACCGTCTTGTCAATGTCAGCACCGAACCGCTTCGACATCTCCGCCTTTTCAGCTTCCATGACCTTGGCGGCATTGGCCCGCATCTCCGCAACGCTGCCGCCGGTGAGCTCCATCTGGAACTCTGCGAGCTTTGCGGCCTGAGTCTTGGTAAGACCCAGCTCTTTCGCCTTCGCGGCAAACGCAGCCCCGGCCTTGTCATCCCAGGCAACGCCATCAGGCAGCTTCTCAGGAGCCTTGATGCCGTATTCGGTCGGATCATCAGGCACACCGATGGCCTTGTGATAAGCCTGCCAGTCTTCCGGCGTGGCGTTCTCGCCCGGCAGCTTGACCATGCCTTCCGTCTTCTGGCGGGCGGCTGTCATGGAGTCCGTGAGCATTTTGTTCACGTCGCCAAAAGTCTTGGCACTGGCCAGCGGGCCGTTGTAGTCAGCGCCGAAAGCCTTCTGATGCCAGCCTTCAGCAAAGGAACCATCGGGTTGGAGAGCGCCTTCAAATGACGGCGTGAATGTGGGAGCGCCACCGCCCCCGCCACCGGCTCCAGCTTCTTCAAAGAGTGTGATAAATGGTTTCATGGTGATGTGATGATGCGTTGCAGGTGCGGGTGGTTACTTCTGGCGGTTCTTCCACGCGAGCCAGGCAGGATCCTTGCGGCCCATGGAAGGGTGCTGCTTGGGCTCTGGATCGGTGACAGGGTTGGCGGGCGCAGGAGGCGGAGTTGCCGCCGGTGCGGTTGAGGGAGTCTTGGCGGCGGGCACTTCTGCCTGTGGATTCTCCGGCAGGATGTCGAACGTCAGCTCACGTCCAGCGGCCTCCTTGATGATCTTGAATGCCTTGGGGCCGGGGTGCTTACCGAGGATGCACACGTCGCCTTTGATGGTGCCGATTTCTTCGCCGTCTTTGATGACGACGCCTTCAGGATTGATGGTGATGTTCATGGTGATGTTATCGTGGGTTCTCTGTTTGCGAGAGTGGTTTGGTCCTTTGCGGCATAGCGCCACATCAGCGCCACGACCTCCGCACGGCCGTGTTGATGGTCTGTCATCCCTGGGACATGGGCGAGAGGATGGGCAACGGTGCAGAGCGTGGCCAGCAGCCGAGCGCCTGCGATGGAGCCAAAGCATTCCTGGCAGTCGGCAGCGAATGCCTTCCTCGCCTCTTCATTCGGGCAGATGATGGATTCCAGAGGGATCATGCAGCGCGTTTGATTACCTCCTCAACCAGAGGCTTAGACTTCATGGACTCCATCATCATTTCCTTCTGCTCTGCGGCCTGTGCAGCCTGAGCGCGGGCTTCCTGGATGGCTTGGACGGATTCCTCAGAGCGCAGGTAATCAGCCGGCAGTCCCTCGCCCCTGGTGAGGTCACGGAAGGCGCGGACGGAGTCGAAGTGATCGAATGTTGCGCTCCCGGTCTGCTCCGCCTGTGCCACCATGGAGAACAGTTCAAAGATTCGGGCCGTGCCGCTCATCTTCGCCTGCTGCATGGCCAGGCTCATGCGGTTATTCTGGACGGCACGCGGGAAAAGGAGAGTCGGCTGTCCAAGGGAGTTCATCACGAAAGCCTCAC
This window encodes:
- a CDS encoding phage capsid protein, with the translated sequence MSFDPNFKIPAHTRIQFQDTFMAAIQQNEAKFANTTNVESQWTAKQYVKRMRDTIQWRINNARFGKTNAREFEAGFRSGFWQLLEAEAIKFDRADQKLLDTIPVPTGSVIQDMMSGLNRMRDDMFLAAAVAPSLGGADPYVTPSPFPTENIIPVNYVKPGVGLGANSGLTVWKLMKAKTHFEQQEIDLDREELILGISPDEKTQLLLDAEAASNSAWAKIVLKWFEVYEGGNREAKLMGFKVITSNRLNEDETTGVRTCVAYTKKAFCSAPMSGVETKIDILPTDRHTIQVAAYADWGCFRVFDEMVLQIPCDPTP
- a CDS encoding glycosyltransferase, with protein sequence MRRGTLQSESPAPPTKVSGEAQIIGLIKNRLSGITLSRHAYADVLRRIYPDLMDSTVEESARRDCKLNVWAARPLSHGSLDAFTPMPGFNVWCLVLESTVLPDRSLEAAANADQVWVPTSFCRDVCVANGMPPEKVHVVPYYLPAPARPCRPPSPHDPFTVLLSWDGKSNMSRKNVLKSIQAFKLAWPKDLDVRMKLKTRDLSQENTAAVKEAIACDGRIILDDSFAPEVDDIFDGVHCLMHCHRAEGYGRHVMEAMLRRVPVIATAYSGPMDWLTNENSLRVGYHLVETSVQEYRYPQGGQWAEPDIGDMVAQLRACQAESMEAMTEQAQHDAQRACSMEQSMHAMLTALKKGGHI
- a CDS encoding N-acetylmuramoyl-L-alanine amidase, producing the protein MKTIIVDCGHGMGNRRSGVYDPGACAAGVTEAGIVMDWGNELRGLLLAAGQRVIRTRVDAKDPAPVGRRAAIARQYGGDIMISLHCNAANGVANGTETFYRGIAQAPVARMLNDAVVTALGTRDRGIKTEASSQHTRLAIMEFQPCFLIELGFIDHAGDRERMLNPELRRKACEALADVLLS
- a CDS encoding class I SAM-dependent methyltransferase codes for the protein MHGFKKVLEDWLLKVKPKRILEWGPGLSTEIMLDHAPGAQVLSIEHHEGYYAKANQSLGERVRLVHLRADIANSSYATFALDEGPFDLVFVDGRRRVECVMAALHVLSPGGVILLHDFCRLNYQRLLLPLCELVEIRDNTAVFKTRLCP